The Deltaproteobacteria bacterium genome window below encodes:
- a CDS encoding phosphatidylinositol transfer protein — MHLSAPSPCTALCKLVVAALALAGGPACGDAGSGDGGRGDSSGAVEDSGTQDGSSGVHADDAGSASDGAESGGVDGSGGADSSGDGSTGTTGGGPGCPAIPSCDAPPPNPGPNMPWQDSQSYLVAASGGPTHRGRDMFYNPGDEQWVLAKFAYGATDWDLEGERVDLFLLRDCGDDWEALGSIDTTYESNPHATVEGVEDTGGRVYFSIPAASALGLGRHRVHMIVRGDGTSADAFIEIVEPGTPIVVSDIDGTLTTYETEEFVALLSGATPDVNPHAPEALAALVAHGYRPMYLTARPEFLGARTQEFVVERGLPPGIVHTTLNFTGALGSAATGYKLAELTELAARGLVPSWGFGNTSSDGDAYEAASIAPVDHRVFFQYDDTHGGRRIEDYAELVAEFEALPDVCMP, encoded by the coding sequence ATGCACCTGTCGGCTCCGTCGCCCTGCACTGCGCTGTGCAAACTGGTGGTCGCCGCGCTCGCGCTGGCCGGCGGCCCGGCGTGCGGCGACGCGGGCAGCGGTGACGGTGGTCGCGGCGACAGCAGTGGCGCGGTGGAGGACAGCGGCACGCAAGACGGCAGCTCGGGCGTGCACGCCGACGACGCCGGCTCCGCGAGCGACGGTGCCGAGAGTGGTGGCGTCGACGGCAGTGGCGGCGCCGACAGCAGCGGTGACGGCAGCACCGGCACCACCGGCGGCGGCCCTGGTTGCCCCGCGATCCCGTCCTGCGATGCGCCGCCACCCAACCCGGGTCCCAACATGCCGTGGCAGGACTCGCAGTCGTACCTCGTGGCCGCGAGCGGTGGCCCGACCCATCGCGGCCGCGACATGTTCTACAACCCCGGCGACGAGCAGTGGGTGCTGGCGAAGTTCGCCTACGGCGCGACCGACTGGGACCTCGAGGGCGAACGTGTCGATCTGTTCCTGCTGCGCGATTGCGGCGACGACTGGGAGGCGCTGGGATCGATCGACACCACCTACGAGTCGAATCCCCACGCCACCGTCGAGGGCGTCGAAGACACCGGCGGGCGGGTCTACTTCTCGATCCCAGCTGCCTCGGCGCTGGGCCTGGGCCGCCACCGCGTGCACATGATCGTGCGCGGCGACGGCACCAGCGCGGACGCCTTCATCGAGATCGTCGAGCCCGGCACACCGATCGTCGTGAGCGACATCGATGGCACGCTGACGACCTACGAGACCGAGGAGTTCGTGGCGTTGCTCTCGGGCGCCACGCCGGACGTCAACCCGCACGCCCCCGAGGCACTCGCGGCCCTGGTCGCGCACGGCTACCGCCCGATGTACCTCACCGCGCGGCCGGAGTTCCTCGGCGCCCGCACCCAGGAGTTCGTCGTCGAACGCGGACTGCCGCCGGGCATCGTGCACACCACGCTCAACTTCACCGGTGCGCTGGGCTCGGCCGCAACCGGCTACAAGCTCGCCGAGCTCACCGAGCTCGCCGCGCGGGGCCTGGTGCCGAGCTGGGGCTTCGGCAACACCAGCAGCGATGGCGACGCCTACGAAGCCGCCAGCATCGCGCCGGTCGACCATCGCGTGTTCTTCCAATACGACGACACCCACGGCGGTCGACGGATCGAGGACTACGCGGAGTTGGTCGCCGAGTTCGAGGCGTTGCCCGACGTCTGCATGCCGTAG
- a CDS encoding gamma-glutamyl-gamma-aminobutyrate hydrolase family protein (Members of this family of hydrolases with an active site Cys residue belong to MEROPS family C26.) produces the protein MPRVTEGPLAGMYLPDYGGGSTVELLASIVRSRGGHSPHPDLQQLPSAELARSRCVLYLVVDGLGLAQLERHLARGQGQRFFARHPHHAISTVFPATTAAAVTTFDTGASPCEHGILSWYLHLPDHGVIATVLRTTTRVGTPLFPEGFDLAGYYAVPSYVASAADHAGLLSWGDIIDTQFGKAGTRWQDRRRYDDLAGLVACASAFAAEPGRRFAYVYWPRYDGLCHEKGCRDPEVDRHFDDIDAALAQLVERLAGTDTTLCVLADHGLVDADREHCIDLATVPGLRDTLATAPAGDQRQMSLFLRPRRLAAFDEVYAQHLAHACIRVDGEALLAAGAFGPGTPHPALHQRVGDVVLLCREGWQMVYTPPGTPPVFMPGSHGGMSEAEIRIPPGGRALPVRDAPAMTTVRIGISANFFHADPERAVFRHKTLQFVEERMAHALWRAGAVPLMLPHLHDDAGHDAVLATVDGLVLAGGADVSPTSYGETPQKDAWRGDAVRDAYECALIERAIVGDVPVLGICRGIQVLNVALGGTLWQDIGTQVEGALVHRDWQRYDQTGHALRLDPSSWVARCYGGVDALAVNSVHHQGIRLLSPRLRATAWAPDGIVEAAELTGDRFAVGVQWHPEWLEAARLRGDPDAAGWADGAAIFRAFVETCATRARGRC, from the coding sequence ATGCCGCGCGTGACCGAGGGCCCGCTCGCGGGCATGTACCTGCCGGACTACGGCGGCGGCTCCACCGTGGAGCTGCTGGCGTCGATCGTCCGCAGCCGCGGCGGCCACTCGCCCCACCCCGACCTGCAGCAGCTGCCGAGCGCCGAGCTCGCGCGGTCGCGGTGCGTGCTGTACCTCGTGGTCGACGGGCTCGGCCTCGCACAGCTCGAGCGTCACCTCGCGCGCGGCCAGGGCCAGCGCTTCTTCGCACGCCACCCCCACCACGCGATCTCGACGGTGTTCCCGGCGACCACCGCCGCGGCGGTCACCACCTTCGACACCGGCGCGAGCCCGTGCGAGCACGGCATCCTCTCGTGGTACCTGCACCTGCCCGACCACGGCGTCATCGCCACGGTGCTGCGCACGACCACGCGGGTCGGCACGCCGCTGTTCCCCGAGGGCTTCGACCTCGCGGGCTACTACGCGGTGCCGTCGTACGTCGCGAGTGCGGCCGACCACGCCGGGCTGCTCTCGTGGGGCGACATCATCGACACGCAGTTCGGCAAGGCCGGCACCCGCTGGCAGGATCGCCGCCGCTACGACGACCTCGCGGGCCTGGTCGCGTGCGCCAGCGCCTTTGCAGCCGAGCCGGGACGCCGCTTCGCGTACGTCTACTGGCCCCGCTACGACGGCCTGTGCCACGAGAAGGGCTGTCGCGATCCCGAGGTCGATCGGCACTTCGACGACATCGACGCCGCGCTCGCGCAGCTGGTCGAGCGACTCGCGGGCACCGACACCACGCTGTGCGTGCTCGCCGACCACGGCCTGGTCGACGCCGACCGCGAGCACTGCATCGACCTCGCGACGGTGCCGGGCCTGCGCGACACCCTGGCGACCGCGCCGGCCGGTGATCAGCGACAGATGTCGCTGTTCCTGCGGCCGCGTCGACTGGCCGCGTTCGACGAGGTCTATGCGCAGCACCTCGCCCACGCGTGCATCCGCGTCGACGGCGAGGCGCTGCTGGCGGCCGGCGCGTTCGGGCCCGGCACACCCCACCCCGCGCTGCACCAGCGCGTCGGCGACGTGGTGCTGCTGTGCCGGGAGGGCTGGCAGATGGTCTACACGCCGCCGGGCACGCCACCGGTGTTCATGCCGGGCAGCCACGGCGGCATGTCGGAGGCCGAGATCCGCATCCCCCCTGGTGGTCGTGCCCTGCCCGTCCGAGACGCCCCCGCCATGACCACCGTCCGCATCGGCATCTCCGCCAACTTCTTCCACGCCGATCCCGAGCGGGCCGTGTTCCGCCACAAGACCCTGCAGTTCGTCGAGGAGCGCATGGCCCACGCGCTGTGGCGCGCCGGGGCGGTGCCGTTGATGCTGCCGCACCTGCACGACGACGCCGGCCACGACGCCGTGCTCGCCACGGTCGACGGGCTCGTGCTCGCCGGCGGCGCCGACGTCAGCCCGACCAGCTACGGCGAGACCCCGCAGAAGGACGCGTGGCGCGGCGACGCGGTGCGCGACGCGTACGAGTGCGCGCTCATCGAGCGCGCCATCGTCGGCGACGTCCCGGTGCTCGGCATCTGCCGCGGCATCCAGGTGCTCAACGTCGCGCTCGGCGGGACGCTGTGGCAGGACATCGGCACACAGGTCGAGGGCGCGCTGGTGCACCGCGACTGGCAGCGCTACGATCAGACCGGCCACGCGCTCCGCCTCGATCCATCGTCGTGGGTCGCGCGCTGCTACGGTGGCGTCGACGCGCTCGCGGTCAACAGCGTCCACCATCAGGGGATTCGCCTCCTGTCGCCGCGGCTGCGCGCGACCGCGTGGGCACCCGACGGCATCGTCGAGGCCGCCGAGCTGACGGGCGACCGCTTCGCAGTCGGCGTGCAGTGGCACCCCGAGTGGCTCGAAGCCGCGCGTCTACGCGGGGATCCCGACGCAGCGGGCTGGGCGGACGGCGCGGCGATCTTCCGCGCCTTCGTCGAGACCTGTGCGACCCGGGCGCGAGGCCGCTGCTGA
- a CDS encoding M3 family metallopeptidase, which produces MSNPLSKIEFAVPFTEIRAEHVEPAVDGWLQQAKDGIAAIADDTAPPDYDRTLGALEDSGLGLEYAMGVVGHLESVVTDDALREAYNAVQPKVAAFSSSIPLHPGLWRRLRALADSPAAAGLDPTRRRHLDKTMDQFRRHGAELDDAGKAQLQELDVALAMATTKFSEHVLDSTNAWELVVTQERMLAGLPESALAAARASASAKGKAGFRFTLQAPSLLPVMTYLDDPGIRRDVWHAANTRATAGEWDNRPVMAEILALRRRKAALLGFGDFADFALVDRMAKTGARAKAFVDELRGRTEAAFVREQEDLLAFRREREGASAPALQPWDVPYWAELQRRDRYDFDDEALRPYFALPAVMQGLFAIAERLYGVRITPERALPVWHPDVQAYRIDDEHGTQIGAFYVDAYPRETKRDGAWMNGLITGHPTPDGFAPHLGLMCANLTPPLDGRPSLLVHREVETLAHEFGHLLHHLLSRVSVRSLGGTNVAWDFVELPSQIMENWCWEREALDLFARHIDTGETIPERLLQPMRRARTFRAASAMMRQLGFCDVDLSLHTAYDPAVHGDVVQYARGIMARYTPAPLPDDYAMIASFGHLFAHPVGYAAGYYSYKWAEVLDADAFDRFLQDGLFDRGVGDAFRRTILEAGDSRDPAILFREFRGRDPDVEPLLRRSGLL; this is translated from the coding sequence ATGAGCAATCCCCTGTCGAAGATCGAGTTCGCGGTCCCGTTCACGGAGATCCGCGCCGAGCACGTCGAGCCCGCCGTCGATGGGTGGCTGCAGCAGGCGAAGGACGGCATCGCGGCGATCGCCGACGACACCGCGCCACCCGACTACGACCGCACGCTCGGCGCGCTCGAGGACTCGGGCCTCGGGCTCGAGTACGCGATGGGCGTGGTCGGGCACCTCGAGTCGGTGGTCACCGACGACGCGCTGCGCGAGGCCTACAACGCAGTGCAGCCGAAGGTCGCGGCGTTCTCGTCGTCGATCCCGCTGCACCCGGGGCTGTGGCGGCGCCTGCGAGCGCTGGCCGACAGCCCGGCGGCGGCCGGGCTCGATCCGACCCGTCGGCGGCACCTCGACAAGACCATGGACCAGTTCCGCCGTCACGGCGCCGAGCTGGACGACGCCGGCAAGGCGCAGCTGCAAGAGCTCGACGTCGCGCTGGCGATGGCGACGACCAAGTTCTCCGAACACGTGCTCGACAGCACCAACGCGTGGGAGCTCGTGGTCACGCAGGAGCGCATGCTCGCCGGCCTGCCCGAGTCGGCGCTCGCGGCCGCGCGCGCCAGCGCGAGCGCGAAGGGCAAGGCCGGCTTCCGCTTCACGTTGCAGGCGCCGTCGCTGCTGCCGGTGATGACCTACCTCGACGATCCCGGCATCCGTCGCGACGTGTGGCACGCCGCCAACACGCGGGCGACCGCCGGCGAGTGGGACAACCGCCCGGTGATGGCGGAGATCCTCGCGCTGCGCCGCCGCAAGGCCGCGCTGCTCGGCTTCGGCGACTTCGCCGACTTCGCGTTGGTCGACCGCATGGCCAAGACCGGCGCGCGTGCGAAGGCCTTCGTCGACGAGCTGCGCGGGCGCACCGAGGCCGCGTTCGTGCGCGAGCAAGAGGACTTGCTGGCGTTCCGCCGCGAGCGCGAGGGCGCCTCGGCGCCGGCGCTGCAGCCGTGGGACGTGCCCTACTGGGCCGAGCTGCAGCGCCGCGATCGCTACGACTTCGACGACGAGGCACTGCGCCCCTACTTCGCGCTGCCGGCGGTGATGCAGGGGTTGTTCGCCATCGCCGAGCGGCTGTACGGCGTGCGCATCACACCCGAGCGCGCGCTGCCGGTGTGGCACCCCGACGTGCAGGCCTACCGCATCGACGACGAGCACGGCACGCAGATCGGCGCCTTCTATGTCGACGCGTACCCACGCGAGACCAAGCGCGACGGCGCGTGGATGAACGGCCTCATCACCGGCCACCCCACGCCCGACGGCTTCGCGCCGCACCTCGGGCTCATGTGCGCCAACCTGACGCCGCCGCTCGACGGGCGGCCGTCGCTGCTGGTCCACCGCGAGGTCGAGACGCTCGCGCACGAGTTCGGCCACCTGCTCCACCACCTGCTGTCGCGCGTCAGCGTGCGCAGCTTGGGCGGCACCAACGTCGCGTGGGACTTCGTCGAGCTGCCGTCGCAGATCATGGAGAACTGGTGCTGGGAGCGCGAGGCGCTGGACCTGTTCGCGCGCCACATCGACACCGGCGAGACCATCCCCGAGCGACTGCTGCAGCCGATGCGGCGCGCCCGGACCTTCCGCGCCGCGTCCGCGATGATGCGGCAGCTGGGCTTCTGCGACGTCGACCTGTCGCTGCACACCGCGTACGACCCGGCGGTGCACGGCGACGTCGTGCAGTATGCCCGCGGCATCATGGCCCGCTACACGCCCGCGCCGCTGCCCGACGACTACGCGATGATCGCCAGCTTCGGTCACCTGTTCGCGCACCCGGTCGGCTACGCCGCCGGCTACTACTCGTACAAGTGGGCCGAGGTCCTCGACGCCGACGCGTTCGACCGCTTCCTGCAAGACGGCCTCTTCGATCGCGGCGTCGGCGATGCCTTCCGTCGCACGATCCTCGAGGCCGGCGACAGCCGCGATCCCGCGATCCTGTTCCGCGAGTTCCGCGGCCGCGATCCCGATGTCGAGCCGTTGCTGCGTCGCTCGGGTCTGCTGTGA
- the fumC gene encoding class II fumarate hydratase — MTTRIETDSMGEIEVGSDHYWGAQTERSLHHFDIGDDTFGRPMIRALGLLKKAAAQTNGALGQLTADKVELIARAADEVIEGKLDRHFPLHVWQTGSGTQSNMNANEVISNRAIELAGGVMGSKKPIHPNDDVNRGQSSNDTFPTAMHIAAGEQTVHHLLPHVRALRDALSGKAAAFADVVKVGRTHLQDATPVTLGQEISGWVDQLDHAIAGVEQALPQVWELALGGTAVGTGLNTHPEFAVKAAAAIAGLTGLPFCSAPNKFAALAGHEALTALHGSYKVLACALNKIANDVRWLASGPRSGIGEITIPENEPGSSIMPGKVNPTQSEAMTMVCAQVMGNDVAVNIGAMSGNFELNVFKPLIVHNVLHSARLLGDACRGFREFCAVGIEPNLPRIASNLERSLMVVTALNPHIGYDAAAKIAKKAHKDGTTLREAAIALALVSAEDFDRFVDPRKMV; from the coding sequence GTGACCACCCGCATCGAAACCGACAGCATGGGCGAAATCGAGGTCGGCAGCGACCACTACTGGGGCGCACAGACCGAGCGTTCGCTGCACCACTTCGACATCGGCGACGACACCTTCGGGCGCCCGATGATCCGCGCGCTGGGCCTGCTCAAGAAGGCCGCCGCGCAGACCAACGGCGCGCTCGGCCAGCTCACGGCCGACAAGGTCGAGCTCATCGCGCGTGCGGCCGACGAGGTCATCGAAGGCAAGCTCGATCGGCACTTCCCGCTGCACGTGTGGCAGACCGGCAGTGGCACCCAGAGCAACATGAACGCCAACGAGGTCATCAGCAACCGCGCGATCGAGCTCGCCGGTGGCGTGATGGGCAGCAAGAAGCCGATCCACCCCAACGACGACGTCAACCGCGGGCAGTCGAGCAACGACACCTTCCCGACCGCCATGCACATCGCCGCCGGCGAGCAGACGGTGCACCACCTGCTGCCCCACGTCCGCGCCCTGCGCGACGCGTTGTCAGGCAAGGCCGCCGCGTTCGCCGACGTCGTCAAGGTCGGTCGCACGCACCTGCAGGACGCGACCCCGGTGACCCTCGGCCAGGAAATCTCCGGCTGGGTCGACCAGCTCGACCACGCCATCGCCGGCGTCGAGCAGGCCCTGCCCCAGGTCTGGGAGCTCGCGCTCGGCGGCACCGCGGTCGGCACCGGCCTCAACACCCACCCCGAGTTCGCGGTGAAGGCCGCCGCCGCGATCGCGGGCCTGACCGGGCTGCCGTTTTGCTCGGCACCCAACAAGTTCGCCGCGCTCGCCGGCCACGAGGCGCTCACGGCCTTGCACGGCAGCTACAAGGTGTTGGCCTGCGCGCTGAACAAGATCGCCAACGACGTGCGCTGGCTGGCCTCGGGCCCGCGCTCGGGCATCGGCGAGATCACCATCCCCGAGAACGAGCCCGGCTCGTCGATCATGCCCGGCAAGGTGAACCCGACCCAGTCCGAGGCCATGACCATGGTGTGCGCCCAGGTGATGGGCAACGACGTCGCCGTGAACATCGGTGCGATGAGCGGCAACTTCGAGCTCAACGTGTTCAAGCCGCTCATCGTCCACAACGTGCTGCACTCGGCGCGCCTGCTCGGCGACGCGTGCCGTGGCTTCCGCGAGTTCTGTGCGGTCGGCATCGAGCCCAACCTGCCGCGGATCGCCTCGAACCTCGAGCGCAGCCTGATGGTCGTCACCGCGCTGAACCCCCACATCGGCTACGACGCCGCCGCCAAGATCGCCAAGAAGGCCCACAAGGACGGCACGACCCTGCGCGAGGCCGCGATCGCCCTCGCGCTGGTCTCGGCCGAGGACTTCGATCGCTTCGTCGATCCCAGGAAGATGGTGTAG
- a CDS encoding IS5 family transposase, translating into MHRRDIDSSCALQQRRGKRSDPQEPADHALGRSRGGWGTKIHILCDVEGHPLHFELSAGQAHDGPMLAPVLQGADEALHDDRGVVMEWPLALAGDKGYRAEWIDRYLLALGITPVIPTKHNETRALRPVAFNKRLYRRRSIVECLIGWLKESRRVVTRFEKTAINFGGMVRLAFIHRYLRIFGA; encoded by the coding sequence GTGCATCGACGGGACATCGATTCGAGCTGCGCGCTGCAGCAGCGGCGGGGGAAAAGATCCGATCCGCAGGAGCCAGCGGATCACGCTCTGGGGCGCTCCCGCGGGGGCTGGGGCACGAAGATCCACATCCTGTGTGACGTTGAGGGCCACCCACTCCACTTCGAGCTCAGCGCCGGACAAGCCCACGACGGACCGATGCTCGCGCCGGTCCTTCAAGGTGCTGACGAAGCACTGCATGATGATCGAGGTGTCGTCATGGAGTGGCCGTTGGCACTCGCAGGCGACAAGGGCTACCGCGCGGAGTGGATCGATAGGTATCTCCTCGCCCTGGGGATCACACCGGTGATCCCCACGAAGCACAACGAGACTCGAGCGCTGCGCCCGGTCGCCTTCAACAAGCGCCTCTACAGGCGCCGCAGCATCGTCGAGTGCCTCATCGGCTGGCTCAAGGAGTCGCGACGCGTGGTGACCCGCTTCGAGAAGACCGCCATCAACTTCGGCGGGATGGTCCGGCTTGCCTTCATCCACCGCTATCTACGCATCTTCGGGGCTTGA
- a CDS encoding serine/threonine protein kinase, with the protein MVMESLQRLDPPQALGKLTLLARLGEGGMAQVYVAAQGTGALARLCAVKLLRPDVADVDYRRRFLDEAALVVRLHHNNLVDVREAGEQDGQPYIVMELCEGRDLADLWDRCAEIGRAFPVPLSVYIVREALRGLHYAHGFGGLSLVHRDVSPSNLLVDWAGAVRVADFGLATSALKVTNTMPGLVFGKVGYMAPEQATRGELDGRADVYSCGVVLWELITGRPLREAGMDTNAVARFSATPPSAFSRRVDPQLDAIVVRALAIRPEDRYGDAGEFMRALSDWLVANAPQTDQEKLAEFMRGLFPDSQGRDHARLGELLTRISQPDTGVFRRGDTGAPTRELAGVPAWIGAEEIPAGVVIAERYRVEAALGRGGMGTVYLAEHVTVGRKVAVKVLTHEWSAHETVARRFREEARAASAAGHPNIIEVFDAGTLPDGRLYIVMEYLLGRSLYEELVSCRRLLPTRAVTIMRDVARAVAAAHAVGIIHRDLKPDNVMLVQRGDAEIVKVLDFGISASAERIAEDRRLTQPGHALGTPEYMAPEQAKGRAPTERVDVYAIGAMLYELLAGRPPFSSENFIEVLARKATEPAPSLLEACPDLSPALAQLVRDCLEIDPNARPRDAAEVLARLERLAEPGTLVPIVPQVPIPEPRVEQVVRVRATAPRRPVPPPSRAVPILAGVAAVALVAMIGALGWRLLRPSAGDGAERVGPGDDEGVPAQTLSTARAGAGPATGAPVPVPVPVPTVTTTAPSGADDGPAHGTGDAASGGSDDASAEPTVTPPETPTSGTRPTSATDGARKPATVDSPACKATREAAETAKRAGEWSSVLVHVGTRGCWTGVHRNPALALRVRALFEKERFAECAKVGAAASDPAVKKLAAGCAARAAG; encoded by the coding sequence ATGGTGATGGAGTCGCTGCAGCGGCTCGATCCGCCGCAGGCGCTCGGGAAGCTCACGCTGCTCGCGCGACTCGGCGAGGGCGGGATGGCGCAGGTCTACGTCGCTGCGCAAGGCACCGGTGCGCTCGCGCGGCTGTGCGCAGTCAAGCTGCTGCGCCCCGACGTCGCCGACGTCGACTACCGGCGCCGCTTCCTCGACGAGGCCGCGTTGGTGGTGCGGCTGCACCACAACAACCTCGTCGACGTGCGCGAGGCCGGCGAGCAGGACGGCCAGCCCTACATCGTGATGGAGCTGTGCGAGGGGCGAGACCTCGCCGATCTCTGGGATCGCTGCGCCGAGATCGGCCGGGCGTTCCCGGTGCCGCTGTCGGTCTACATCGTGCGCGAGGCCCTGCGCGGGCTCCACTACGCGCACGGCTTCGGTGGGCTCTCGTTGGTGCACCGCGACGTGTCGCCGTCGAACCTGCTCGTCGACTGGGCCGGCGCCGTGCGGGTCGCCGACTTCGGGCTCGCCACCAGTGCGCTCAAGGTGACCAACACGATGCCGGGCCTGGTGTTCGGCAAGGTCGGCTACATGGCGCCCGAGCAGGCCACGCGGGGCGAGCTCGACGGGCGCGCCGACGTGTACAGCTGCGGCGTGGTGCTGTGGGAGCTCATCACCGGTCGTCCGCTGCGCGAGGCCGGCATGGACACCAACGCGGTCGCACGCTTCAGCGCCACCCCGCCGTCGGCGTTCAGCCGGCGCGTCGATCCGCAGCTCGACGCGATCGTCGTGCGCGCGCTCGCGATCCGCCCCGAGGATCGCTACGGCGACGCCGGCGAGTTCATGCGTGCGCTGTCGGACTGGCTGGTCGCCAACGCACCGCAGACCGATCAAGAGAAGCTCGCCGAGTTCATGCGCGGGCTGTTCCCCGACAGTCAGGGCCGCGATCATGCGCGGCTCGGCGAGCTGCTCACACGCATCTCGCAGCCCGACACCGGCGTGTTCCGGCGCGGCGACACCGGTGCGCCGACCCGCGAGCTCGCGGGGGTCCCGGCGTGGATCGGCGCCGAGGAGATTCCCGCCGGCGTCGTGATCGCCGAGCGCTACCGCGTCGAGGCGGCCCTCGGTCGTGGTGGCATGGGCACGGTCTACCTCGCCGAGCACGTCACGGTCGGGCGCAAGGTCGCGGTCAAGGTCCTCACCCACGAGTGGAGCGCGCACGAGACCGTCGCGCGGCGCTTCCGCGAGGAGGCCCGTGCCGCGAGCGCGGCCGGCCATCCCAACATCATCGAGGTGTTCGACGCCGGCACGCTGCCCGACGGTCGGCTCTACATCGTGATGGAGTATCTGCTCGGCCGCTCGCTCTACGAGGAGCTGGTGTCGTGTCGGCGGCTGTTGCCGACCCGCGCGGTGACGATCATGCGCGACGTGGCGCGCGCGGTCGCGGCGGCCCACGCGGTCGGCATCATCCACCGCGATCTCAAGCCCGACAACGTCATGCTCGTGCAGCGTGGCGACGCCGAGATCGTCAAGGTGCTCGACTTCGGCATCTCGGCCAGCGCCGAGCGCATCGCCGAGGACCGCCGCCTCACCCAGCCTGGGCACGCCCTGGGCACGCCGGAGTACATGGCGCCCGAACAGGCCAAGGGCCGCGCGCCGACCGAGCGCGTCGACGTGTATGCGATCGGAGCGATGCTCTACGAGCTGCTGGCCGGGCGGCCGCCGTTCTCGTCGGAGAACTTCATCGAGGTGCTCGCGCGCAAGGCCACCGAGCCGGCGCCCTCGCTGCTCGAGGCATGCCCGGATCTGTCGCCTGCGCTGGCGCAGCTCGTGCGCGACTGCCTCGAGATCGATCCGAACGCGCGGCCCCGCGATGCTGCCGAGGTGCTCGCGCGACTCGAGCGCCTGGCGGAGCCCGGCACGCTGGTGCCGATCGTGCCGCAGGTTCCGATCCCCGAGCCGCGGGTCGAGCAGGTCGTGCGCGTGCGCGCCACGGCGCCGCGTCGACCCGTGCCGCCGCCCTCGCGCGCGGTGCCGATCCTCGCGGGCGTGGCTGCGGTCGCGCTGGTCGCGATGATCGGTGCGCTCGGGTGGCGGCTGCTGCGTCCGAGCGCCGGCGACGGGGCGGAGCGCGTCGGCCCGGGCGACGACGAAGGCGTGCCGGCGCAGACGCTGTCGACCGCGCGTGCGGGCGCCGGCCCGGCCACCGGTGCGCCCGTGCCGGTGCCGGTGCCGGTGCCGACCGTGACCACCACCGCGCCCAGCGGTGCCGACGACGGGCCCGCCCACGGCACCGGCGACGCCGCGTCCGGCGGGAGCGACGATGCGAGCGCCGAGCCCACCGTGACGCCGCCCGAGACCCCGACCAGTGGCACGCGACCGACGTCCGCCACCGACGGCGCGCGCAAGCCCGCGACCGTCGACAGCCCCGCCTGCAAGGCCACACGCGAGGCCGCCGAGACGGCCAAGCGTGCGGGTGAGTGGTCGAGCGTGCTCGTGCACGTCGGCACGCGCGGGTGCTGGACCGGTGTCCACCGCAACCCCGCGCTCGCACTGCGGGTGCGTGCGCTGTTCGAGAAGGAGCGCTTCGCGGAGTGTGCGAAGGTCGGCGCCGCCGCCAGCGATCCAGCGGTGAAGAAGCTCGCGGCGGGCTGCGCTGCGCGGGCGGCGGGCTGA